Proteins from one Embleya scabrispora genomic window:
- a CDS encoding ribokinase, with product MSGPARLLVVGSINADLVVRVPAHPRPGETVLGGDLAVHPGGKGANQAVAAARLGADVALAARVGDDDHGRVLLATLRREGVRTEAMRTSPGSSGVALITVDDAGENTITVAPGANARFGPEDVADLVPAIEAAAVVSLQLEIPLDTVRTVIERCAAAHTRVVLNPSPAVSRHVLVSGALLGACDPLVLNEHEATTIAGEGDAREALKVLRALGPSPRSIVLTLGPAGALITEAGAEPLHIAAPAVTAVDTTGAGDAFTGALAWRLAAGDDLPTATRYAVRTGAAAVRRAGAQSSYPTPDELP from the coding sequence ATGAGCGGCCCCGCGCGCTTGCTGGTGGTCGGCTCGATCAACGCCGACCTGGTGGTCCGGGTGCCGGCGCACCCCCGCCCGGGCGAGACGGTCCTCGGCGGCGACCTGGCGGTGCACCCGGGCGGCAAGGGCGCCAATCAGGCGGTGGCGGCGGCCCGGCTGGGCGCCGACGTGGCGCTGGCCGCGCGCGTGGGCGACGACGACCACGGCCGCGTGTTGCTCGCGACGCTGCGCCGGGAGGGCGTGCGTACCGAGGCGATGCGCACCTCGCCCGGCTCCTCGGGCGTGGCGCTGATCACGGTCGACGACGCGGGCGAGAACACGATCACCGTGGCTCCCGGAGCCAACGCCCGCTTCGGGCCGGAGGATGTGGCCGACCTGGTCCCGGCGATCGAGGCCGCCGCGGTGGTCTCGCTGCAATTGGAGATCCCCCTCGACACGGTCCGGACGGTGATCGAACGCTGCGCGGCGGCGCACACCCGGGTGGTGCTGAACCCGTCGCCGGCCGTGTCGAGGCACGTACTGGTCTCCGGGGCACTGCTCGGGGCGTGCGACCCGCTGGTCCTCAACGAGCACGAGGCGACCACGATCGCGGGCGAGGGCGACGCCCGCGAGGCGCTGAAGGTGTTGCGGGCACTCGGCCCGAGCCCACGCTCGATCGTGCTCACCTTGGGCCCTGCCGGCGCGCTGATCACCGAGGCCGGCGCGGAACCGCTGCACATCGCCGCGCCGGCGGTGACCGCCGTCGACACCACGGGCGCGGGCGACGCCTTCACCGGCGCACTGGCCTGGCGCCTGGCCGCCGGCGACGACCTGCCCACCGCCACCCGGTACGCGGTCCGCACAGGCGCGGCCGCGGTCCGCCGCGCGGGCGCCCAGTCCTCCTACCCCACACCCGACGAACTGCCGTAG
- a CDS encoding MaoC family dehydratase has protein sequence MQFGRYYEEFEVGAIYKHWPGKTVTEYDDHLFCLLTMNHHPLHMDANYAEKTTDFGRNVVVGNYIYSLLLGMSVPDVSGKAIANLEIESLRHVAPTFHGDTLYGQTLVLDKWESKSKDDRGVVYVETKGYKQDGTLVCVFKRKVMVPKESYGDKRGGEQPGRPELIEG, from the coding sequence ATGCAGTTCGGCCGCTACTACGAGGAGTTCGAGGTCGGTGCGATCTACAAGCACTGGCCCGGGAAGACCGTGACCGAGTACGACGATCACCTGTTCTGTCTGCTCACCATGAATCACCACCCGCTGCACATGGATGCCAACTACGCCGAGAAGACCACCGATTTCGGGCGGAATGTGGTGGTGGGCAATTACATCTACTCGCTGCTGCTCGGTATGTCGGTGCCGGATGTCTCGGGCAAGGCGATCGCCAACCTGGAGATCGAGTCCCTGCGACACGTGGCGCCCACGTTCCACGGGGACACCCTCTACGGGCAGACCCTCGTGCTGGACAAGTGGGAGTCGAAGTCCAAGGACGACCGGGGTGTCGTCTACGTGGAGACCAAGGGCTACAAGCAGGACGGCACGCTCGTGTGTGTGTTCAAGCGCAAGGTCATGGTGCCCAAGGAGAGCTACGGCGACAAGCGCGGCGGTGAGCAGCCCGGACGGCCCGAGCTGATCGAGGGCTGA
- a CDS encoding Scr1 family TA system antitoxin-like transcriptional regulator, whose amino-acid sequence MCRAAGEGVPGARPAPSCGVDRSTVASDGHGLALPMLTARATGPAATREAVPATATTGAVVWTRALGVIRRWASDRRPTPGPTGSATRPGQDRRFASSRSAACPPESVCHRAHVSSPSGHASNGFAFRDVRTRFRSQLWAVIGEAALLHGVASPSVRKGRLLHLIGQSNRPNVELQVLGLGSGLYSAAAGPFTHGGSPGGVAGGRAADVARAGRTRAVGEVAAADSSYAHSSRSSMTHVTGRPLLRGVVGSLFSKPFVDVLVVPSPPDLSGAGTRLGVDDRST is encoded by the coding sequence ATGTGTCGGGCCGCCGGCGAAGGGGTGCCTGGCGCACGACCGGCTCCGTCGTGCGGTGTCGATCGGAGCACGGTCGCCTCCGATGGGCACGGTCTCGCGCTTCCGATGCTTACGGCGCGAGCCACCGGCCCGGCCGCAACGCGCGAAGCCGTGCCGGCAACCGCCACGACCGGCGCGGTCGTATGGACGAGGGCGCTGGGAGTGATTCGGCGTTGGGCATCGGACCGTCGACCCACTCCCGGACCAACCGGCTCAGCCACTCGTCCTGGGCAGGATCGGCGGTTTGCGAGTTCGCGGAGCGCTGCGTGTCCACCCGAATCGGTATGTCATCGTGCGCACGTCTCCTCTCCGTCGGGGCACGCGTCGAACGGCTTCGCTTTCCGGGACGTCCGCACGAGGTTCCGCTCACAGCTGTGGGCGGTCATCGGCGAGGCGGCGTTGCTTCACGGTGTCGCATCGCCTTCGGTTCGCAAGGGCCGGCTTCTCCACCTGATTGGGCAGAGCAACCGGCCGAACGTGGAGCTTCAGGTGCTCGGCCTGGGGTCGGGTTTGTACTCCGCTGCCGCAGGCCCCTTCACCCACGGAGGATCACCGGGCGGCGTTGCCGGCGGCCGGGCGGCCGATGTGGCGCGAGCAGGCCGGACCCGCGCTGTCGGCGAGGTCGCGGCGGCGGATTCCTCCTACGCGCATTCGTCCCGTTCGTCCATGACCCACGTCACCGGGCGGCCCCTACTGCGTGGGGTGGTGGGCTCCCTATTCTCGAAGCCGTTCGTCGATGTGCTCGTCGTCCCGTCGCCACCCGACCTCTCAGGGGCGGGTACCCGACTCGGGGTCGACGATCGTTCGACGTGA
- a CDS encoding suppressor of fused domain protein, whose amino-acid sequence MFDFTPGPEPVDPTSQVEAHLTATFGAPTGRAGVTFVGADRIEVLRFGPDAEGVVRYATVGMSRAPMADPAAALADPVAGPRAELVLSVRGGRDSVLRPLAVLGATPQVEGLVIAPGAALDLGGPLWEGGAFHAVLVAEPGGLVADLPLPPPADPVRFFPLLPMTPAEAAWKRAQGAEALQEKWLHHATDLRDPNRRAVPLG is encoded by the coding sequence ATGTTCGACTTCACGCCGGGACCCGAGCCGGTCGACCCCACTTCGCAGGTCGAGGCGCATTTGACGGCGACCTTCGGCGCGCCGACCGGCCGGGCCGGCGTCACGTTCGTGGGGGCCGATCGCATCGAGGTGCTGCGCTTCGGTCCCGACGCCGAGGGTGTGGTCCGGTACGCGACGGTGGGCATGTCCCGGGCGCCGATGGCCGATCCGGCGGCGGCGCTCGCCGATCCGGTCGCGGGCCCGCGCGCGGAACTGGTGCTCTCGGTGCGCGGCGGCCGCGACTCGGTGCTGCGCCCGCTGGCCGTGCTCGGCGCGACCCCGCAGGTGGAGGGCCTGGTGATCGCCCCCGGCGCGGCACTCGACCTGGGCGGCCCGCTGTGGGAGGGCGGCGCGTTCCACGCGGTCCTGGTGGCCGAACCCGGCGGCCTGGTCGCCGACCTGCCGCTGCCGCCCCCCGCCGACCCGGTCCGCTTCTTCCCCCTGCTCCCGATGACCCCCGCCGAGGCCGCCTGGAAACGCGCCCAGGGCGCGGAGGCCCTCCAGGAGAAATGGCTCCACCACGCCACCGACCTCCGCGACCCCAACCGCCGCGCGGTCCCGCTGGGTTGA
- the corA gene encoding magnesium/cobalt transporter CorA produces MSMIRDLRAAVRPYRRTPLPSSTPVATGNCVVDCAVYRDGHRLDGYANPDSAIHEVRRGGGFVWIGLHEPSALELSGIAERFGLHPLAVEDAVHAHQRPKLERYDDTLFAVFKTVTYVEHEQLSATSEIVETGEIMVFLGNDFVVTVRHGRHGALGDLRCRLEDGGELLAAGPSAVLHAVADRVVDTYLDVAQLIQDDIDQVENDVFGGGGAGDAGRIYQLKRELLELKRAVAPLARPLHALAERPMRQVHPDIREYFRDVEDHLSRVGEQVASFDELLTSILQANLAQVTVAQNEDMRKISAWVAIFAVPTMLAGVYGMNFEHMPELKWRYGYPMTLSVIAVVCTLMHRGFRRNGWL; encoded by the coding sequence ATGTCGATGATCCGCGACCTCCGCGCCGCAGTCCGCCCGTACCGCCGCACCCCGCTGCCGTCGAGCACGCCCGTGGCGACCGGGAACTGTGTGGTGGACTGTGCCGTGTATCGCGACGGCCATCGCCTGGACGGCTACGCGAACCCCGACTCGGCGATCCACGAGGTGCGCCGGGGCGGCGGCTTCGTCTGGATCGGCCTGCACGAGCCCAGCGCGCTCGAACTGTCCGGTATCGCCGAACGGTTCGGCCTGCACCCGCTCGCCGTGGAGGACGCCGTACACGCGCATCAGCGGCCCAAGCTGGAGCGCTACGACGACACCCTGTTCGCCGTGTTCAAGACGGTCACCTACGTCGAGCACGAACAGCTCTCCGCGACCAGCGAGATCGTCGAGACCGGCGAGATCATGGTCTTCCTCGGCAACGACTTCGTGGTCACCGTGCGGCACGGCCGGCACGGCGCGCTCGGCGATCTGCGCTGTCGCCTGGAGGACGGCGGCGAACTGCTCGCCGCGGGTCCCTCGGCGGTGCTGCACGCGGTCGCCGACCGGGTGGTGGACACCTACCTCGACGTCGCCCAGCTCATCCAGGACGACATCGACCAGGTCGAGAACGACGTGTTCGGCGGCGGTGGCGCGGGCGACGCGGGGCGGATCTACCAGCTCAAGCGCGAACTGCTCGAACTCAAGCGCGCGGTCGCCCCGCTCGCCCGCCCGCTGCACGCGCTCGCCGAGCGGCCGATGCGCCAGGTGCACCCCGACATCCGCGAGTACTTCCGCGACGTCGAGGACCACCTGTCCCGGGTCGGCGAACAGGTGGCGTCGTTCGACGAGTTGCTGACCTCGATCCTCCAGGCCAACCTCGCGCAGGTGACCGTCGCGCAGAACGAGGACATGCGCAAGATCTCGGCCTGGGTGGCGATCTTCGCCGTGCCCACGATGCTCGCCGGGGTGTACGGGATGAACTTCGAGCACATGCCCGAGCTGAAGTGGCGGTACGGCTACCCGATGACGCTGTCGGTGATCGCGGTCGTGTGCACGCTCATGCACCGGGGCTTCCGCCGCAACGGCTGGTTGTAG
- a CDS encoding general stress protein: protein MFGQNLPPGAGAPGPDLANTGQVIASYTNYAGAQRAVDYLSDHEFPVENTAIVGADLRMVENVLGRLTAGKAAASGAASGAWFGLMIGLFLGIFAVRAHGWLWLVLMGLVWGIAAGALFGWLGYKALGGRRDFVSTSQIVASRYDVVVRPDLAERARNLVGRLEL, encoded by the coding sequence ATGTTCGGTCAGAATCTTCCTCCCGGCGCGGGTGCGCCCGGGCCCGACCTGGCGAACACCGGCCAGGTCATCGCGTCCTACACGAACTACGCCGGTGCCCAGCGGGCGGTCGACTATCTGTCGGACCACGAGTTCCCGGTGGAGAACACCGCGATCGTCGGTGCCGACCTGCGCATGGTCGAGAACGTGCTGGGCCGGCTCACCGCCGGCAAGGCGGCGGCGTCCGGTGCGGCGAGCGGTGCGTGGTTCGGGTTGATGATCGGGCTGTTCCTGGGCATCTTCGCGGTGCGCGCGCACGGGTGGCTCTGGCTGGTGCTGATGGGGCTGGTCTGGGGGATCGCCGCGGGTGCCCTGTTCGGCTGGTTGGGGTACAAGGCGCTGGGCGGACGGCGGGACTTCGTCTCCACCAGCCAGATCGTCGCCTCGCGCTACGACGTGGTGGTCCGCCCCGACCTGGCCGAGCGGGCACGCAACCTCGTGGGTCGACTGGAGCTCTAG